TCCTGGCTCAACCTGGTCGAAGTCTGGTTCGCGCTCCTGACGTCCAAGCAGCTCAAGCGCGGGGTTCACCCCAGCATCGATGCCTTGGAGCAAGCGATTCATCGCTACGTCGGCGCCACGAACGAACACCCCAAGCCGTTCGTCTGGACCAAGACCGCCGACGAGATTCTCCAAAGTGTTGCCCGCTTCTGCCGCAGAATCTCTAACTCAGACCACTAGAAGCCGCCGGGGATGAGGTGGGGCTGCTCGTGCTGCTGGATACCATGGGCCGGGGCGGTGAGGGAGACGACGACGAGTTGGCGCTGCTCGCCAGCTTCGCACGTCATCTGATGCTCCCGCTGGAGCGGATCGCTGCTTCCCGCGAGGAGGTCCTCGCGCTCCCTCCGGAAGAGCGGCTGAGGTATGCCAACGGAGCCGCCCGCGCGGCGGGTGCGGTGCCCGCCGACCTGGATCTCGATGATTTCAGGTGCTTGTGGAGCGTCTTCCGGGCCAACGTGGCCGCCGCACGCAACTACGCGCGACCCGGGAAGTGGGGCGCCAGAGTGCTTCTGCTGCGGGCGGAGGGCTCCCATTCGCATGCCGGCGTGGAGACGGCCGATAGCTGGGGAGATCTCACCTCGGGTACGGTAGACGTCCGTATGGTTTCCGGCGACCGCTTCTCTCTTTTCCGCGAGCCACACGTGCGAGGACGGGCGCTGAGATACTGCACTACCCCGCCCCGCCCGCTCGGTCGCGACGGAAAAATAGAGTAAACTAATCGCATGGCAAGCGCCTAAAAGGGCTTGCGCGTGAAATTTTCCATTGATAGATTGCGACGTAGGATGTTCCCTCCGAAGAAGGAGCAAGGACGGAAGATGCGTATCCTAGTGAGGGCCCTGCTGGTGGGATCGGTCCTGCTCGAGGTGCGAGTCGCCACCGGACCAGGACGTGCGCTCGGCCATAGCATCTCGTCCGGGGCCGTGGAAAGCGGTCGGATCGCGGTGAAGCCCGGAAATTCCGCCACGCTCCGCGGAGCCGCTCAGGACACGC
This DNA window, taken from Longimicrobiaceae bacterium, encodes the following:
- a CDS encoding IS630 family transposase, producing SWLNLVEVWFALLTSKQLKRGVHPSIDALEQAIHRYVGATNEHPKPFVWTKTADEILQSVARFCRRISNSDH